caaactcttcctagacaggtggacaagtacgtgccccagtcacctcgactgactcattgtcagtcaactctgttttacaattggagtcgaggtcggcccgaatctaagcgactttatcagcgaaaaacgtgttaaactcctcggcgctactctgcaagggctccccaacttccccctggttaagaagggagcaggtcaccctaaacagagtggctgggcgggattccgctgatgcaaccaaggcggcatggtacgcgcatcttgccaccttgagcgccactttgtaagtcttaataaaagctcttacaagtgttcgatcagattcagacctactcttcctccatcgcttctctagacgtctcttttggcgtttcaactcccagagctcctcgttgaaccatggggctctacggggtctagcgccacggagaggtcgcaaaggcgcaatccggtcgagagcctccgcaacagccgtattccaggcctccgcaagagactccgccgaactgtggatgagtgcctctggaataaccccaagcaccgtttgaaagccctctgggtccatcaggcatctggggcggaacatcttcattggttccgcctccctgtggggaaggattggagccaggaagtcaagccgtagtagaaaatggtctgaccatgacaaaggcaatgcttctaagccccttagtctcagaccatttctcaattgctcggaaaggaataccatgtcaggtgcgtgccctccctcatgagtcggaccctgtactacttgagtcaggtccatggctgtcatggtggccatgaactactgtgccaacccagaggtttcgccgagtgacggcaggttgaagtcccccaggacaatgagtccggggaactccaccgccaacccggctacctcctcgagtagcacaggcagggcttttgacacgcagctgggaggcaggtacgtgagaaagaagcccacctggacccctaagtccaacttcaacaagagagactcgcaacccgcaatttccggagcaatgagtctacgcaggcaaaggctctccctggctataatagccactcctcccccccttccctggggtcgaggttgatgccatatctgaaacccggctgggcaaatttcagagagaggaatgaggagagctttatttaccaccgacctggtgTTAagaagcagcaacctgagtccagggccagagttacactcatcaccagtacccaagattgggctcacagagccagaacaagggaccgttatttagcaatggtccctcgttcccctggaacggctagctctgtggcccccgccatatctgcctctccccagatatgctaataatattatttgctaataaaacagaaagaaaggaaatttgTGGAAATTGAGGCAACTCTGAGGAACTTGATTCTCAGTATGATTTATCAATGTATCTGTTTCCATGTAactgttttaattaattaatacaatatatatatttttgaggtTAGTAACAGTAAAAAGGTTTGGGATTAATTTGAGCTTTACAATTTTGAATATCTATGAATTACATCTTCTATTGCCTGTCCACAGCTAGAAATGTATAATTTACtccatctgtcttggaatgtTTATATATGAGTGCACCTTATTGTGTTCTGGAGGAAATTCCTTAAGTGCATACTATTAAATATTAAAGAAATTGTTGCCATGAGCCCCCATCATTAGTTTGGGGTCCTGTGTTCGATCCTACAATGGATCCAACTCTAAAGGCTAACTGGGTTACAAGAAGTTCCTTCTAATTAAGATACAAATCAGACCTCAAAAGTCCATGCAAAACATTTATTTCACCCAATGTTATGCTGTCATGTTTCCTGATTCAATAGTTCTGTTTTCCAGTTGGGATGTTCTGCAAAGCCAGAAGAGAGTGAATGTTCCAGCTCACCTTTTTAGGCCAGATAATTGCATCAGAATGAATGGTGACATCCTGGCCTGGGGGAGCCCCTGGATTTATTTGCCCAACTTTCCGAAGGACAATTGATCGATTGCGGAAGCGAACCCAATTGAGAAGATCATAACGAGCAGATCCCAGACCTTTTTCTGAGAAGGAGACTTCTTCTCCAGCACTGTTATTGAACTGGACATTCCTCAAATAAGGAAGAAGCTGAAACAAAATATATCTTCAGACATTTGAGCAATTGGTTGAAAACCACAGATAAGGCATTGATCATGGCTTCTATCATTTTATGGCTTCTCAGGCACAAAACAGATTATGTAGAAACCAAGCACAGTGTCAGTTAAAAAGGACTCAAATGCCTATGCAAATATATATGAGGAATAAAAATGGTGAGTTAGAATTCCAAGTACATGAGGGCAGATATAGAATTGTTGCTGTTACAGAAACCTAATGGTATGAAATCCTGGAATGAAATATTCCACGAGAGGGATTTAAACAGACCTAAACAAACAGACAGAAATAGAGCagaacaataatgaaaacaattgtgaatgcatttgggtcactataaaaggagaaaaaaagaacaacattCCATTGGTGTACACTACAGGCTAGATGAACTTTTTACTAGTCAGATATAGGAAATAGTGTAAAATGCAGATTAGGATTGTATTAGAAAATTGTCCTAATAAGACAATACAATATATGTAATTgttattgattattattaatagagCAATATACTATAGTTAACTATTCCTAAGTAGATATTTGCATATAATAAGACATTCTTCTTTTCTAACTCAATTACATAGATCATTTAATAATCTGGTAAATTTTATTAAGTAACTATAAAATATGTTATAGCATTGTTAAGTGTAATAGATGTTTGAATAGACAtttgaaatataaattaaatataatttaaatatatttgtaaggATTTTCTAAAGATCTAAAGTTCAAGACTTGCATGATTCTAAGAAGCTAAAGAACAGCATGAAGAAATTAAGGCTGAAGTGGGAGAAGTAAAGGAAAAGATGAAAGGAATTGAGAAAATTGCAAATATACAATAAATGCTACAAGAAAGCGAGCAGAGAATTAAAACAGtcaaagaaaaaatggaaaaaggagAACAAAAGATGGAAGGTATGGAAGAATGAAATGATATAACCAGAAATTTGGAAGAAGTTATTGCCCATCTTGAAATGGAGTATGCTTCATATAGCTTAAGATTCCAAAATATCATAGAAGAATGAAAATCTTGGCCTGAAAATGATGGAGATTTTAACAGAAATCCTCCAAATGGACCCACAAGAGATGGTAAGGGAAATGGATGAAATGTATAGGGTCCAAACTAACTTTGCATGTAGACATAATTTGCTGAGGGAGGTACACAAATTTTGTTAGAAGAGTCATAAGAAATTATATCTGAAGAGTCATAAGAAATTATATCTGTAAGTGATTAAAAAATCAAACTCTAGCttacaaaggaaaataaataataatattgaaacaGGTTCctaatactttggccacctaaagAGAAAATAGAAAGGAATATCATTTTTTGACAAGAAGATTGATAAAAGAAAGATGTTCCGCTGGCTTGTACTGGAATGTTAAATAGTGACGTggcaagagaagagaataaaaatggacaCTATAGACCAAGCAAGGAATTTTTACCAAGAAAGTGGATTAAATCTGAGCTATTTCCCCAACACTACAAAGTTCTCTTTTATGATTAGGCATTTATCTCATAGCTTCCCAGTTGCAATATATTGctttgaaagttggaccataagaaaggctaaaTGCTGAACAATTGAAGCTTTTGAACTAAGATGCTGGAGAAGattcctgcaagtcccttggactgcaaggcaatcaaactggtcagtcctagaggagatcaaccctgactgctctttagaaggccagatctgaagatgaaactgaaatactttggccacctaaagagaaggaaggactcactgcagAAGAGCCTAacgctgggaaagattgagggcaaaaggagAAGAGGATGGTAGACAATGtgatggctggatggagtcactgaaatgAGCATAAATGGACTCTAGAGGATGGTGGAGAACAGGAAAGCCTGGAGGCATGTTGTCAACGGAGTCGTGATGGGTTGGAtgtgactttgcaactaacaacaatcaTGGCTATTCAACTCTAGTTTTATCAGAATGATATctacatataaatattttaatgccACACTTGAAATTTCCTTCTATGGTTTTCCTTTTTGATACCTGTCcacatacatttttaaatttgtgttttaaatggaatggaatgattgAATAATTCCTTTCAAAACAATGTAGAATGGAACTGATTCTCTTTCTGTCACAGAAAAAAGACTACAACACAAGAACCAGGTATGACTAAGTGGGTGCATGTGGAAGTTTCTGCCTTGGGTTGTGTCATCATTGTGCAGAAATATCTAACATTTAGTTTTTGATTCAGAAAGGTCTGATGGTTTTTAGACCAGGAACAGGTTGGATACGGACCATATAATGAGAGAAACTGAGATAGCTCTGGAAATTTGTCCCCTATGACTTCAATTGCCACTTTGAAGTGAATTGCACCAATTCACCCAGATTGTCCTCTGGTTCTAGAGTGATAATGATTCCTCCATGAACCTACCATCATCTGTAGTCCACTAATCCATCATACTGATATAGTAGCATCCATGTATTTCATGAATATTTCAGATAATACAAATGGGAAGTTTCCACTCTAAGATCTATGGACTGAATAAAGAGGGACAGAGATTACCTGCCAGGATTGAAcatttgagatcctctttccaagTCTCACCAGTGCTTGCTGTGATCCAGATTCATAGATTGCATGCAATGTGTGTGCCAGAGCATAAACAGCATTGTAAACATTGTAACTTTCACCTGTCATCTTTGTTTGAAACATGTAGTTTGGCAGATTCCATAACTTCTCttttcctgtacagtattttttccattttataaAAGAGTGACCTGGTTTGTGGAACTCACAGTCAAAGATCTTTTCCCACCATAATGGGAGGATCATATCTCCTTGAGGGTTCAAAGGGTCTAAAGAGAGGAGGAAACTGCTGAATTTTGAGATATTTCTGCTGTGGCCCCTGAAATGCAGAGACCCATGCAAGTACTTTAAAGCTCCCCATCCATCATGAAGATGTCTTGCATATGGCTTCCAATATGAAGTAAGGATCCAAACTTTTGGACGTGACCTATACTTCAGagtaaaaagaaacatttcaaaaatGTCAGGTTCTGCAAAGGAAAGAATAACTTCAACATTAGCCCACATTTTCGAATGTGAAGTGAATTTGAATGCTTCTCTAAAAGAAAAATCATGTTTCACCATTTGAATGAAGGCTGGGCAGATCTCCTTCTCCATGAGCATGGGCCTCAGAGTTGAGAGGAAACGTTCTCCATTGTCATTTTCACAGACAATAAGCCCAAtccagttccactggaaatagAGGAGCATCCGGACTAAACCCACAAATTGAGGAAATTCCTTGGGGTTAATCCGGAAAGAGGAAGGATAAACTCTTCGGTCTCCCTGAATGTACTCAAAGCCAATACTGAGCTGGAAAAAGGGAGAATCTTctttaaaatataaaagtaaagATTGCTGTGATTTTAGCAGTCTTCGTAGTGTATTTTATCAACCTCGAGATGAGTTATTTTGAGagataagatttttttccctttcttagaAAGTGCcaccaagtacagtggtccctcgagtttcgcgatctcgatcttcgcgaaacgctatatcgcgagttttcaacccggaagtaaactccaccatctgcgcatgcatgcccttccacgcatgcgtagatggtggagtttccccgccgggcagaggcttccctgggtcttccccctcttgccccggtaaggcgcgagcaacggcgtgggcgggtgggcggcacacgcgcggggaaaccccagggccgcttctcagctgagaagcggccccagcaacagcgcggggggcgggcggcacgcgcgcgcgggggggaaaccccagggctgcttctcagctgagaagcggccccagcaacagcgcgggggggcgggcggcacgcgcgcgcggggggaaaccccagggctgcttctcagctgagaagcggccccagcaacagcgcgggggggcgggcggcacgcgcgcgcggggggaaaccccagggctgcttctcagctgagaagcggccccagcaacagcgcgggggggcgggcggcacgtgcacgcgcggggaaaccccagggccgcttctcagctgagaagcggccccagcaacagcgcgggggggcgggcggcacgcgcgcgcgcggggaaaccccagggccgcttctcagctgagaagcggccccagcaacagcgtgggggggcgggcggcacgcgcgcgcgcggggaaaccccagggccgcttctcagctgagaagcggccccagcaacagcgcgggggggggggcggcacgcgcgcggacaagcagcagcagcgaggcggcggggaaacccaatcttcggctcctcgctgctgcggtggaaataaaaacaccatctgcgcatgcgcagatggtgtttttacttccgcaccgctacttcgcgacaaatcgatcatcgcgaggggtcctggaacggaaccctcgcgatgatcgagggaccactgtaacatGTTTTCCCTAAAATTGTGACATGTCAGAATCCAAGGAAATAAACCATAAATCTGGTGCAGGGAATAAATGGCAGTGAAAGAGCAGCTACATTTCTATTGATAATATCAGGAAGGAATTCATCTTGAAATTTTACATCGTGTATCTCTTAGGGGCATTATAGAATAAAATGTATGCAACTGTAGCACCAATTCTGTAAGTCATATGGTATTCATATCCCCATTCCTTTTGGTGTCCTTTTGGACTTCTCTATTTGCTTCTGTAGTTTGTCTCCTCCATAACTGTATCTAAAGAATACAGTTTATAACTGTATCTAAAGGATACCTTACCTGTGGGATTTTGAAGATGCTGAAGATGGAGGCCATTGGCATTGAGAATTTGGGGTTGTCACCTCCAACGACAGAGAAGAGATTGTCTTGCTGGTCACATTTATAACCTGGAACCATTTGGTCACGTATGGAGAGCAAAAAGAAGCTGATAAAAACAACTCTCTTGTTCCAATCGGCATTGTCATACATGTTGAAGCCAAGTGTGATGTTGGGGAGGAGAACCAGATCCTTGTTGATCTCCATCACTGCAAACACCAAGGCCATGAATAGATGGTAGTTGTTGGGTGTGGGTctataatgagacaaatgttgtGAAACATTATCTCAATTTATGTGTGTCCTGATGAAGTTTGTCAATGGAAtaggataaaatagaatagaataattctttattggccaagtgtgattggacacgcaaggaatttgtctttggtgcatatactagtgtacataaaagaaaagatacatttgtcaagcatcatggggtacaacataaatggttgcaggaaatgaCTGGTAAAACAACTGAATACACACCGGAAATTTTTTTGCTAGGAATTGTCAAGAAACAATACCccaaaacattaaatatttacttacttatttacttacttacttacttactcactcactcactcacccattaattaattagttaattaatgggtgagttaattaattaattaattcatgtatttacttatttaattggatttatgtgccatctccctctgaagattcggggcggtttacaacatattttaaaaaagagcaatccaatccaattaatttaaaaactaaatgtaCTGGTCTGTAAAACccagtattatttaaaaaaactctTAACATTACATATAGGGACAGCGGCAAGAATCACCTATGCACAATGATGGAAAGATTCCCAGATACCCTTGGAGATGgaattcatttaaaaaatctgattgtgcagaaatggatagattaacaATGGAGTTAAATGGACCAAAAGACTTAGAATATCACAATATATGGACTAAATGGTACAAAtggacaaaaaaagagagaaaatcaaTAGGAGATGGATGTGGAAGAAAAGATAACAAAGGAAAATACAAGTGTATAAACTACATAATGCATTACCACTAATGTATATATAGAGATGATGATCTGCTAGAAAATGGTaagatgcaaaaataaaaaaaacaataaaagttaTTGCAAAAAgagagaatataatataataagtttttattgtacacacaaggaatttgtctttggtgcatatactcccagcgtacataaaaggaaagatacatttgtcaagaaatttgcggtacaacccttaatgattgtcatagggcataaataagaaataaggaaaacaatcaataataatataaatagtaatgatacaagcaacaagttatagtcctaCAGTGATAAATGGGagcagatgggtgataggaatgatgtgggtctataatgagacaaatgttgtGAAACATTATCTCAATTTATGTGTGTCCCCATGAAGTTTgtcaatagaataggatagaataggatagaatagaatagaatagaataattctttattggccaagtgtgattggacacacaaggaatttgtctttggtgcatatactagtgtacataaaagaaaagatacatttgtcaagaatcatgggtaCAACATAAATAGTTACGGGAAATGACTGGTAAAACAATTGAATACACACTGGAAATTTTTTTGCTAGGAATTGTCGAGAAACAATACCCCCCAAAtattaagtatgtatgtatgtatgtatgtatgtatgtatgtatgtatgtatgtatgtatgtatttaattggatttgtaagccgaccctctctgaagactcgggtggCTTACAATACATAAAAAAGAAGAGCAATATAATATCatagtctaaatccaattaatttaaaaactaaatgtaCTAGTCTATAACACccagtattattttaaaaatcccttaACATTACATATAGGGacagcgttgttttgagggtaggaatcaAAACAATTTATGTGCAGGATGCatagggtcagtaaatattttcatggccctctttttgacctatgcagtatacagatcctaaATTGAAAGCTGTttagcagtaattgttttttctgcagttctgattattctctgaagtctgtgtcggtcttgttgggttggagaaccaaaccagacagctatagaggtgcagatgaggaACTCAATaacctaagtatagcccataaaatcatctgttatAATGTACTTCGGGTCAACAACTACTTTAGCTTCCACCaccacaacacaagaacacaaaacagatgcaaacttaatgtaaaccactccaaacttgactgaaggaaatatgattttaataaatgaatagttaatgtatggaactcattacctgactgtagtatcatcacctaacccccaaaaccttacccttagactatccactgttgacctctcctgattcctaagaagtcagtaaggggcatgcataagtgcaccatccttccgtcccctgtcctttttttaaaaaagtttttattacatatatatacacatttacacacaatatatgttttatatcatATATTAATACAAAGCTAAATTAACAtataacaaacaaacagacaaacaaacttgacaaacaaacaaacaaacaaaaagattcttaaaatctaattacttatttaagtacattaatgacaataactattcacttaatatattttataataattgtacttatattcccttcaggaggtaagttatgaatgatttttaattttaagttattttctggtgaagcataTTGTATCCTCAgtgtataccattttctcttgtacgttgtcactgttctttaaatcatttatttctttcttatccaccttctttcattcatgttcaatttttttaatatcatacagatctttatttataaaaaggttttttgtatatatgtcttttgtaaaaaaaaattatgtaataaaaaggatataaagtattgctagttttgtattttcttttgagttttatttcttttcttgaaCCAATTATAAAAGTGTttccaggttttatcgtgttcggagtcttctttgttttttaatttaattgttaatgCATCAGATTCAGCACAGTTTAAAATTTTGTTAATTATCAAATCGTTGTCTGGTGGTTCGGGttgtttccaattttgagctatcgcTATTCtgattgctgtcaatatatgaattaataaataatgtttgtttttttcaatttttttatctaTAATTCCAAGGAGAAAGGCTtcgggttttttatttatcttcatttgtaatatctcttctatccaattctgcattttaatccattttttttaatttttgggcaggtccaccaaatgtggtaatagGTCCCCATTTTTTTACATCTCCAACATTTTGGGTTTATTCCTTTGTACATTTTGGCCAATGTTGCCGGTAGGAGGTGTCACcggtaatacattttgtatatgttttccctAAAAGCTGTTGactttgttaatttataatttttagtcCAGATTGTTTCCcatttatctaaatttatgctatagcCAAAATTTCTGCCCCAACTATGTATGCTATTTTTAACAATGTATTCCTCCATTTTGTAATgtaacatatatctatatattttggaaatcattttcttttcttggcctagaattatcttatttaattctatctctatctctctctcccctgtcctaatgc
This genomic window from Erythrolamprus reginae isolate rEryReg1 chromosome 1, rEryReg1.hap1, whole genome shotgun sequence contains:
- the LOC139158153 gene encoding vomeronasal type-2 receptor 26-like, producing the protein METPLKKGINQHLKTNNLLNPNQHGFTEDKSCQTILIDFFDYVTKVLDEGGAVDIAYLDFSKPLKRPTPNNYHLFMALVFAVMEINKDLVLLPNITLGFNMYDNADWNKRVVFISFFLLSIRDQMVPGYKCDQQDNLFSVVGGDNPKFSMPMASIFSIFKIPQLSIGFEYIQGDRRVYPSSFRINPKEFPQFVGLVRMLLYFQWNWIGLIVCENDNGERFLSTLRPMLMEKEICPAFIQMVKHDFSFREAFKFTSHSKMWANVEVILSFAEPDIFEMFLFTLKYRSRPKVWILTSYWKPYARHLHDGWGALKYLHGSLHFRGHSRNISKFSSFLLSLDPLNPQGDMILPLWWEKIFDCEFHKPGHSFIKWKKYCTGKEKLWNLPNYMFQTKMTGESYNVYNAVYALAHTLHAIYESGSQQALVRLGKRISNVQSWQLLPYLRNVQFNNSAGEEVSFSEKGLGSARYDLLNWVRFRNRSIVLRKVGQINPGAPPGQDVTIHSDAIIWPKKEVPFARCGKKRCQAGEKKSVPEGEQVCCYLCTSCSDGSISDQTDAAECDSCLQDQYPNKDKVHCIAKKIHFLAYQETLGYALSSLALFFSMITIGVLVIFCKHHDTPIVKANNRDISYILLVSLLLCFLCSFLFIGRPGKISCLFQQSAFAVLFSQAVSSVLAKTVMVVLAFMATKPGNNTRKLLGKPLTISIVLGCPLVQAILCVTWLGTSPPFLNMDFHSLVRETIVECKEGSILMFYAILAYLGFLALMSFTVAFMARKLPDSFNEAKFITFSMLVFCSVWITFLPTYLSTKGKSMVAVEIFSIMASGAGLLISIFFPKCFIILLRPNLNCKENIMRQRNC